The proteins below are encoded in one region of Myxococcales bacterium:
- a CDS encoding DUF1501 domain-containing protein, whose product MAKSKQKKKTGLSRRRFVQSLGATAAIAGSPHLWLPKAFAQQQSDVRGSIRHLLYMRLNSGFRFTAAYNGNVASQFNPFGSAAGLPQGVEWGASAVMDRSGWLDEEKQAAGMLPMNQLATRIAVIPCVDHEPFSGSADGNHGTGLERFYTGYAGTGGYDGAGTGIFSMINYALRNEVATGNNTTSVRLPAFVLGEAGMARGTGVFAGYRPPVIEGTNFDRFRTESGNIPEWAKSFSKATDQRMRERQHVFLRTPVDAYIQSRSANERFNDIFQSPILDIDNNSDEAVDGFTQAQLTSLFGNSRAARSVRLALRLFHFGCPAVYFGQGGWDYHSNEESSFPTAMDEPNWIMSALYAALKAMPYSYPDGSQDGSSYWDHTLVVFGSEFGRTARGSRFNSARGSDHGGDLATRWMSMPMMGGLIAEGANTLALGGKELGHTRSSDLKAEGQVVSYRAFMKTLIDALGGDHAGVFDAENVFNFSDLLS is encoded by the coding sequence ATGGCTAAAAGCAAGCAAAAAAAGAAAACCGGATTAAGTCGAAGACGTTTTGTGCAAAGTCTTGGCGCGACCGCAGCCATCGCCGGCAGTCCTCATCTTTGGCTGCCCAAAGCCTTCGCTCAGCAGCAAAGTGATGTGCGCGGCAGCATTCGTCATTTGCTGTACATGCGTCTTAACTCAGGCTTCCGTTTCACTGCGGCTTACAATGGCAATGTTGCCAGCCAGTTTAATCCCTTTGGCTCGGCTGCGGGCTTGCCGCAAGGCGTAGAGTGGGGCGCTTCGGCTGTGATGGACCGCTCCGGATGGCTTGATGAAGAAAAGCAAGCAGCAGGGATGTTACCGATGAATCAACTTGCAACGCGTATTGCAGTTATTCCTTGCGTCGATCATGAGCCGTTTTCAGGAAGTGCCGACGGAAACCACGGAACGGGGCTAGAGCGCTTTTACACCGGCTATGCTGGGACAGGTGGCTACGACGGCGCCGGCACGGGTATCTTTTCGATGATTAACTATGCCTTACGTAATGAGGTAGCCACTGGGAACAACACAACCAGCGTGCGATTGCCGGCTTTTGTGCTTGGTGAAGCGGGCATGGCTCGCGGAACGGGTGTTTTCGCAGGGTACAGGCCTCCAGTCATTGAAGGGACTAACTTTGATCGCTTTCGAACTGAAAGTGGCAATATTCCTGAATGGGCAAAAAGTTTTTCCAAAGCAACCGATCAACGCATGAGAGAGCGTCAGCACGTGTTTTTGCGAACTCCAGTGGACGCTTACATCCAAAGTCGCAGCGCCAACGAACGCTTCAACGACATTTTTCAAAGCCCCATTCTTGATATCGACAATAACAGCGACGAAGCTGTTGATGGTTTCACCCAAGCCCAACTAACTTCGCTTTTTGGTAACAGCCGCGCCGCTCGTTCCGTGCGTTTAGCGCTACGCCTGTTTCACTTTGGCTGCCCCGCTGTGTATTTTGGTCAGGGTGGATGGGACTATCATTCGAACGAGGAGAGCAGCTTCCCGACGGCCATGGACGAGCCCAACTGGATCATGAGCGCGCTTTACGCGGCGTTAAAAGCCATGCCATACAGCTATCCAGACGGCAGCCAAGATGGCAGCAGCTATTGGGACCATACTTTAGTCGTGTTTGGCAGTGAGTTTGGCCGCACAGCGCGAGGCTCGCGCTTTAATTCAGCCCGTGGCAGTGATCACGGCGGAGACTTGGCCACGCGATGGATGTCCATGCCGATGATGGGTGGTTTGATCGCCGAAGGGGCAAACACCTTGGCTCTTGGAGGCAAAGAGCTTGGCCATACACGCAGCTCAGACCTCAAAGCCGAAGGCCAAGTTGTTTCATACCGCGCCTTTATGAAAACACTCATCGACGCATTGGGCGGCGATCATGCCGGCGTGTTTGATGCTGAGAATGTCTTTAACTTTTCAGACTTGTTGAGCTGA